AGCGAACCCAACGGTTCACCGGAGTGAAGCTCTCGAGGCTCCGACGGAACGACTCCGTTTGGAGGACCGTTGCGAATCTTGAGCGCGATGATGAAGAGGACATGTACATCCGATTGGAGGCGGCAGCGTACCTCGTCGCCGTTCGTGGCGCGAGCGCGGAGGACCTTTTCGCGCCGTACCTGGCGAGCCCCGATCAGCAGATCCGGCTCGAGGCCGTGATTTCGTTGGGGGAAGCTGGCACCGATGAGTGCGTGAGGATGCTGAGCGCGATCCTGGACGATGACCAGCATCCGTACTTCGCCCGTAGCGCGGCGGCTTGGTCCTTGAGTCGCATCGGCGGTTCGAAAGCGTCCTCACGCCTCGTGCGGGCGTTCGGGGATGTGGATCAAGACCTCCGCGAAGAGGCTCTGGAGGGTATCGTCAGCCTAGACTCAGATGCGGTACCCTTACTCCTTTCCGGGCTGCAGGAGGTGGATCCAGCGATAGCGGCGGGATGTGCCGAGGCGCTGCGCCAGCATGGCGCGCTATCGGACGGGACTATCGGAGAGCTGACGGCGCAGCTTGCCAGCGGGAATCCCTCCGTATGGACCGTGTGGTTGGCTGGTCACCTGCCTAGAGAACGGTTGGCGGGCCCGGTTGCGGATCTCCAGAAAACGGCACCGGAGCTCCACTACGCGATTACGCTGCTTTGGTCGTTCGTCGAGAGCTGGATAGCGGAGCGGTGGGAACTGCAGCCGGATGCGAACTTCCCAGATGCGGATGGTGGACGATGAAGCTGGACCTTCCGAGCGACAAACAGGTGTATCGGACGCCCCGCGGTCTCCAGCTCTGCGGGGACAGCGCGGAGCTGCTCAGGCACCTGCCGGAAGAATCGGTGGACTTGGTCATGACCAGCCCGCCCTTTGCGCTGTTGCGGCAGAAGGCTTACGGCAACAAAAGGCAGGACGAGTACGTCGAATGGCTGGGGCGGTTTGGAGAAGCTGCTCTCCGTGTGCTGAAAGACAGTGGCAGCTTCGTTCTCGACCTCGGCGGAGCCTACAAGCGCGGCAAACCCGTGCGGTCGCTCTACAACTACCGCGTCCTGCTGGACTTCTGCGATCGCCTCGGCTACGAGTTGGCAGAAGAGTTCTTCTGGTTCAATCCGTCGAAGCTTCCGTCGCCGATTGAATGGGTCAACAAGCGGAAGATCCGAGCCAAAGATTCGGTAAACACGGTCTGGTGGTTTTCGCGTTCGGCAGAGCCGAAGGCGGATGTCACCCGTGTCCTAGTGCCGTATTCCGAGAGTATGAAGAAGCTGCTCAAGAACCCCGAAAAGTACTACCGGCCCAAAGCGCGACCTTCCGGGCACGATATCGCGAAGGCCTTCGGCAAGGACAACGGTGGCGCGATTCCATCGAACCTGCTCCAGATTCCCAATACGGAGAGTAATTCGAGCTATCTGCGGTTGTGCAAGATGCTGAAGCGAGACAGACACCCAGCGAGATTCCCCAGCGCGCTCCCGCGGTTCTTTATCCAATTCCTCACCGATCCGGAAGACGTGGTCCTGGATATTTTCTCTGGCTCCAACACCACGGGGCAGGTCGCGGAAGAACTAGGTCGTCAATGGATCAGCATGGA
Above is a genomic segment from Candidatus Palauibacter scopulicola containing:
- a CDS encoding site-specific DNA-methyltransferase, giving the protein MKLDLPSDKQVYRTPRGLQLCGDSAELLRHLPEESVDLVMTSPPFALLRQKAYGNKRQDEYVEWLGRFGEAALRVLKDSGSFVLDLGGAYKRGKPVRSLYNYRVLLDFCDRLGYELAEEFFWFNPSKLPSPIEWVNKRKIRAKDSVNTVWWFSRSAEPKADVTRVLVPYSESMKKLLKNPEKYYRPKARPSGHDIAKAFGKDNGGAIPSNLLQIPNTESNSSYLRLCKMLKRDRHPARFPSALPRFFIQFLTDPEDVVLDIFSGSNTTGQVAEELGRQWISMELSREYAALSAVRFMEGWSDDEVRATVSRLDAGEMIEIDLGLLFQAVPG